Below is a window of Halomicrobium mukohataei DSM 12286 DNA.
TTCTATCACTAACAATCATAAAGAATATAGTCGCCACCGGCGAACCTCCGTGTATGCTCCGCGTGGGCATCAACGGCTTTGGCACCATCGGGAAACGGGTCGCCGACGCCGTTCGTGCACAACCAGATATGACGGTCGCCGGAGTCGCCAAACGAACGCCCGACTACGAGGCCGAGATCGCTCGTGATCGGGGCTACTCGCTTTTTGCCGCCGCAGAGACGACGCCGTTTACTGCGGCCGGAATCGACGTTGCAGGCCAGGTCCGCCAGCTCGTGGCTGCGAGCGACGTCGTCGTCGACGCGACGCCGGCCGGCGTCGGCGAGCGAAACCGCGCGCTGTACGAGGAGTTAGAGACGCCAGCGATCTACCAGGGCGGCGAAGACGCGAGCGTCGCGCCGGTCAGCTTCAACGCCAGGGCAAACTACGACGAGGCGGTCGGTGCCGACGCCGTCCGCGTCGTCTCGTGTAACACGACCGGGCTGTCACGTGTCCTGGCACCGCTGGAGGAACGCTACGGGATCGAGAAAGTCCGCGCGACGCTGGTCCGACGCGGCGGAGACCCCTCACAGACCGGACGCGGACCGATCAACGACACGCTGCCGGACCCCGTCTCGATCCCGTCCCACCACGCGCCGGACGTCAAGACGGTCTTCCCGGAGCTGTCGATCGACACCATGGGCATGAAGGTGCCCGCGACGCTGATGCACACCCACGCGATCAACCTCACGCTCCGGGCGACGCCCACCGCCGAGGACGTCCGCGATCTGCTGACCGCCGAGGGGCGACTGCTGGTGATCCCGGAGCGGCTGGGCATCGACGGCGCGGGCAAGCTCAAAGAGTACACCCGTGACGCGGGCCGACCCCGCGGCGACGTGTGGGAGAACTGCATCTGGGCCGAGTCCCTGACCGTCGAACCCCTGTCGGACGGCCGCGCGGACTGTTACCTGTTCCAGGCAATCCACCAGGAGGCCGACGTGGTCCCCGAAAACGTCGACGCCATCCGGGCGATCGCCGGCCTCGCCGACGGTCCCGAGAGCGTCGAGCGCACCAACGAGGCCCTGGGGATCGGCTGCGGGCTCGCGGGGATAGAGCCCGACACGACCGCGCCGGCCCGCGACGCTGCGAGCGACGACTGATACTGCCGGCAGTCACTTCGAGACTCGCCACTGGGGTTGCGAGATCGTTCGCAAACAGCCGACAGTACGCTCAGAGCCGGTGGAACTCGATCTCGCCCGACTCGGTGTCGAGGACGGCGACGTGAAGCGGTTCTGGTGCGGCCTCGATCGGGATGCCACCGGGGTTGATCCGGACGGTGCCACCGTGTTCTTCGAGCACGCGCTCGTGGGTGTGCCCGTGGAGGACGTAGTCGTAGTTGCCACACCCCACCAGCGCGTCGACGATCGCGGGGCTGGTGCCGTGGTAGACGGCCACCTCGACCCCGTCCAGAGTCAGCTCACCCATCTCACCGAGGTAGGTGCCGAACTCGTCGATCTGGGCGGCGAGTGCCCACTCGCCGTCGTTGTTCCCCCGGACCGCGTAGAAGTCGAACGCTCGCTCGAAGGGGGCAGCCGAGAACGGGGCGACGAAGTCACCGCAGTGGACGACGGCGTCGACGCCGACGGCGTCGAACTGCTCGATCGCTGCCGCGACGAGATCCGTGTCGTCGTGCGTGTCCGAGACGATCCCAACGTGCATACAGACAGGCGACGCCGGACCCCCATATTCGTACCGGCTACAGAACCGGGCCATAGAACCGACCGATCGAACAGCTAACTCTATTCCGAGCTCATTGTTTACTTTCTTTTGTACAAGAAATTTAATAGTCGGCGACGTATTTCCGGGTATGAGACGCCCTTCGACCGGCCGTGACAGGACCGACGGTCTCGACGCAGCGTCAGACACTACCGCCGGCGACGTGCCGCAGAGAGAGGACGGCGACTGGGCCGCCCGTCACGGCCGCACGCGTCGCACCTGAGCGGTCCAGCGCTGTTGGCACGAACCAGTCCACCCACCACTCACCCCCCACCATTCTCTCTTTCAGTTCGCGAGCGATCGGACAGTGAGAATGTCCCCAAAGACGCGCCGCAGACGACCGTTCACGAGAAGGATCACCGCGTGACGACCCGAGCGAGCGCCTCGGGATCGTCGACGACCGACAGCACCTTCGTATCGTCGTCCCGGACGAGACGCACCGTCCCAAAGTCGTTCGAGAAGAACGTACTCGCGATTCCGGACCCGACCCGGACGTCTGCGATTTCGTGACGGGCGACGCTCCATTGCGGCGCGTCCAGTCTGCGGTCGTACGCGACAACCACGTCGCCGTAGACGCGATACTCGACCGCCCCGTACGC
It encodes the following:
- a CDS encoding type II glyceraldehyde-3-phosphate dehydrogenase — translated: MLRVGINGFGTIGKRVADAVRAQPDMTVAGVAKRTPDYEAEIARDRGYSLFAAAETTPFTAAGIDVAGQVRQLVAASDVVVDATPAGVGERNRALYEELETPAIYQGGEDASVAPVSFNARANYDEAVGADAVRVVSCNTTGLSRVLAPLEERYGIEKVRATLVRRGGDPSQTGRGPINDTLPDPVSIPSHHAPDVKTVFPELSIDTMGMKVPATLMHTHAINLTLRATPTAEDVRDLLTAEGRLLVIPERLGIDGAGKLKEYTRDAGRPRGDVWENCIWAESLTVEPLSDGRADCYLFQAIHQEADVVPENVDAIRAIAGLADGPESVERTNEALGIGCGLAGIEPDTTAPARDAASDD
- a CDS encoding metallophosphoesterase, yielding MHVGIVSDTHDDTDLVAAAIEQFDAVGVDAVVHCGDFVAPFSAAPFERAFDFYAVRGNNDGEWALAAQIDEFGTYLGEMGELTLDGVEVAVYHGTSPAIVDALVGCGNYDYVLHGHTHERVLEEHGGTVRINPGGIPIEAAPEPLHVAVLDTESGEIEFHRL